One part of the Vitis riparia cultivar Riparia Gloire de Montpellier isolate 1030 chromosome 15, EGFV_Vit.rip_1.0, whole genome shotgun sequence genome encodes these proteins:
- the LOC117931821 gene encoding protein ENHANCED DISEASE RESISTANCE 2-like, whose protein sequence is MGYTTLRHQGSWIVRQSVGSTPCLLGKAVDCTYIRGPKYLEIDVDIGSSTVANGVLGLVCGVITTLVVDMAFLVQANTAEELPERLLSAVRVSHVELSSAIDPNLESKSSPPPSSSN, encoded by the exons ATGGGTTATACTACCTTGAGACACCAA GGCTCTTGGATCGTTCGCCAGAGCGTTGGAAGCACCCCTTGTCTACTGGGAAAGGCTGTTGATTGTACTTATATCCGTGGTCCCAAGTACTTAGAA ATTGATGTTGACATTGGTTCCTCCACTGTCGCCAATGGAGTCTTGGGCCTTGTTTGTGGTGTAATTACTACGCTAGTAGTTGACATGGCCTTTCTTGTACAG GCAAATACAGCAGAGGAGTTGCCAGAAAGACTCCTTAGTGCTGTCCGTGTTTCTCATGTGGAATTGTCGTCTGCAATTGATCCAAATCTCGAATCCAAATCATCACCACCTCCTTCCTCGAGCAACTGA